The following proteins are encoded in a genomic region of Maniola jurtina chromosome 17, ilManJurt1.1, whole genome shotgun sequence:
- the LOC123873872 gene encoding cytidine deaminase-like has protein sequence MDNFRIVDFNSLSEVVKNLIREAVEIRKRAYCPYSNFAVGAAILTEEDSKVYTGFNIENSTLSPSICAERAAVPRAVCDGYLKFKMVAVAAHQHDSYTAPCGVCRQTLSEFRGSDGDMDIYLCKPTMDQVLCTKLSQLLPLSFVSYQKDSVINNCK, from the exons ATGGACAATTTCCGAATTGTGGACTTTAATtctttaa GCGAGGTGGTCAAAAATTTAATACGAGAAGCGGTGGAAATACGAAAGCGAGCTTACTGTCCGTACTCAAACTTCGCCGTTGGAGCCGCAATATTAACCGAAGAGGACTCCAAAGTGTACACAGGGTTTAACATTGAGAACTCAACATTGTCGCCGAGCATATGCGCCGAAAGAGCGGCCGTACCGAGGGCCGTTTGTGACggttatttaaaattcaaaatggtggcGGTTGCCGCTCACCAACACGACTCGTACACAGCGCCCTGTGGGGTGTGCAGGCAAACTCTAAGCGAATTCCGCGGCTCAGACGGCGACATGGACATATACCTCTGCAAACCAACTATGGATCAGGTTTTGTGCACGAAGCTGTCCCAGTTGCTGCCGCTATCGTTTGTTAGTTATCAAAAAGATAGTGTAATTAATaattgcaaataa
- the LOC123873832 gene encoding serine/threonine-protein kinase mTOR, which produces MSNQVPAFVAGLKNRNVDIQTKTARELYHYAKTELREVPQEELTQFLDEFNHQIFEMVSSNDVHEKKGGVLAIVCLIGGDCDTTKTRITRFANYLRNLLPSSDVGVMELAAKTVGRLATVSGVKRAEYVEFEVKRAFEWLSEERNEGRRHSAVLLLKELAIAMPTYFYQQVSGFFDHILIALKDPKQQIREAAAKALRAGLVVTAQRETAKQSTAKPQWYMQCYEEAMLSFEEVPIREKGITKEDRVHGGLLILNELLRCSNAVWEKKYTHLMRSLDTQKDITVSDDIIFISSKLHSPSVKRGYLCDGFKTENVQYPVPNYESEVCRKLLMEKIERICQDVMSCQRLLKTQGVPQTLLIIIPRLAAFNKDLFLRKYLHSTMHYLLNSIKSREKDRNMAFTTLGLMAAAIEGDIKIYIPKIMDVIKQALPVRDTQTKKRMWIDPSIFACITLLSSAVKDLVVTDIKELLDAMFVTGLSPSLTICLKELCQNLPTLKCEISEGLLNMLSQVLRNKPFLHPGVPRSLEQQSTMSVPIEQQDTASIVLALRTLGTFHFVGQHSLLTFVRRCADHFLQSDQQEIRVEAVKTAAKLLADATVRTMKTPSRTLTMLTAEVVGKMLVVSVTDPDYEVRYWVLESLTKIFDTHLAQIENLSFLFIAMNDEHLEIRELAICTIGRLSSVNPAYVMPGLRKTLIQFLTELEHSGMGRNKEQAARMLDNLILHAPKLVKPYMETILNVLVPKLKEPDLNPGVVISVLKAVGDLADVHGDNTGLKKCLPELLSILLDLLSDASATEKRSVALWAFGQLISATGYVVTPYTEYPNLMDVLLNFLKTEQQPKDRRETIRVLGLLGALDPYKHKVTRGLIDGQPDSSLVPVADSKAEENNFDMTTSEMLVNMSSPVLDEYYPAIVISTLMRILRDPTLQQHHKNVVEAVTAIFQSLGIKCVPYISRVTPSLLYVARATENNNNFREFLFTQLAKLIAIVKHHIRNYLDKIFELIKEFWTPNSPLQPTLILLVEHIAWALGSEFKVYLPQLMPQILRVLAHDTSKDRFVTEKLLYALQKFEDNLDDYMHLVIPSIVKLFDASDCPIPVAKVAMETVDCLSDSLNYSELVSRIIHPLVRSLDTCAPLRTTAMDTLCALIIQLGRKYNDFIPLVQKVIIKHRIQHHNYELMLSKLQSNTTLSVDDFLQSTRRRPRNNNQETRIVACDPSHSSRKLYVNAHSLKVAWTVSSRVSKDDWLEWLRPFSIGLITESPSPALRACRTLAHNYSQLLRDLFNAAFVSCWTELDSTSRTELSNALEQALTAPDAPELAHTVLNLAEFMEHCEGGALPISTQLLGERAMHCRAYAKALHYKEEEFRNGATSQVVEALIHINNKLQQKEAAEGLLERVMAQREAGDTNLKVQIRWYEKLHNWEKALNLYGAKLVGDDDNMEAYLGEMRCYEALGEWTELYNTVSKRWTRMCDEEKFKAARLAAAAAWGLNEWDSMVKYVNFLPDNTQDGAFYRAVLNIHNEDYSLSKLYIDQARTLLDSELTAMAGESYQRAYGALVNAQLLAELEEVITYKLVPERRESIKQAWWTRLQGGQRLVEDWRKILQVRGLVLTPQEDMATWLKFASLCRKSGAPRQAHKTLVMLLGMDPNANRDKPLPTQRPRLTLAYAKHLWVAGDKQLAYDQLQRYVDTVETGDAEHCRLVARCHLKLGSWCESLLGINQQSIPEILRNYSAATNLASDWYKAWHAWAYMNFETVLFYKHQEVDTSNPEEAKPVTEYIQTHTVPAVEGFFKSINLSQGSSLQDTLRLLTLWFDYGHHPAVHEALVEGIRTIEINVWLQVIPQLIARIDTPRALVGKLIHSLLIDIGKSHPQALVYPLTVASKSSFVDRKNAANQILKSMCTHSINLVNQAAMISEELIRVAILWHEQWHEALEEASRLYFSEHDVKAMFKTLEPLHAMLERGPKTSKEASFSQAYGRDLNEAQEWCNRFKESGLVRDLNQAWDLYYHVFRRISRQLSQLASLELQFVSPRLLNCRDLELAVPGSYVPDQDLIRIAHIQSSLQVISSKQRPRRLCIRGSNGKDYMFLLKGHEDLRQDERVMQLFGLVNTLLQADPDTFRRDLAIQRYAVIPLSTNSGLIGWVPHCDTLHSLIKDYREKRKILLNIEHRIMQRMASDLEKLMLMQKVEVFEHALEHTAGDDLAKLLWLKSPSSEVWFERRTNYTRSLAVMSMVGYILGLGDRHPSNIMLDRVTGKFLHIDFGDCFEVAVTRDKFPEKIPFRLTRMLINAMEVTGIEGIYRRTCESVMEVLHRHKDSVMAVLEAFVYDPLLNWRLIDAARRSRNDADASSSDAASPQPSRSRALPLNDVDQPAETNLNKRALAIVNRVRDKLTGRDFTHIDDASVSVQKQVDLLIQQATSNENLCQCYVGWCPFW; this is translated from the exons ATGTCAAATCAAGTGCCCGCGTTTGTAGCGGGCTTGAAGAACCGAAATGTGGATATACAAACCAAAACAGCTCGGGAATTGTATCACTATGCAAAGACCGAGCTGCGGGAGGTACCGCAAGAAGAGCTCACGCAGTTCCTCGATGAGTTTAACCACCAAATATTTGAGATGGTTTCCAGCAACGATGTTCACGAGAAGAAAGGAGGTGTACTCGCCATAG TGTGTCTTATTGGAGGTGATTGTGATACAACAAAAACCAGAATAACGAGGTTCGCAAACTATTTGAGAAATCTCCTACCATCCTCTGACGTAGGTGTAATGGAACTGGCTGCTAAAACAGTTGGACGTCTAGCAACTGTATCAGGAGTAAAAAGAGCAGAATATGTTGAGTTTGAGGTAAAAAGAGCTTTTGAATGGTTATCAGAAGAGAGAAATGAAGGTCGGAGGCATTCTGCTGTTTTATTGCTAAAAGAATTAGCCATTGCCATGCCAACATACTTTTATCAACAAGTATCTGGTTTTTTCGATCATATACTAATAGCTCTAAAAGATCCTAAGCAACAAATTAGAGAAGCAGCTGCAAAAGCCTTAAGAGCTGGTTTAGTTGTAACCGCCCAGCGGGAAACAGCTAAACAATCAACGGCAAAACCTCAATGGTATATGCAGTGTTATGAAGAAGCTATGCTATCATTTGAAGAGGTTCCGATTAGGGAAAAGGGTATTACCAAAGAGGATAGAGTTCATGGAGGTTTACTTATACTAAATGAACTTTTAAGATGTTCAAATGCAGTATGGGAGAAGAAATATACCCATTTAATGCGAAGCCTAGATACGCAGAAGGATATAACAGTATCAGATGATATAATCTTCATAAGTTCGAAGCTCCACAGTCCATCTGTGAAGAGAGGCTACTTGTGTGATGGCTTCAAGACTGAAAACGTTCAGTATCCAGTTCCTAATTATGAATCAGAAGTGTGTAGGAAATTGTTAATGGAAAAAATTGAGAGAATTTGTCAAG aTGTTATGTCATGTCAGAGGCTCCTCAAAACGCAAGGTGTACCACAAACTCTGCTCATTATAATTCCAAGACTAGCAGCATTTAATAAAGACTTGTTCTTAAGGAAATACTTGCATTCCACCATGCATTACTTACTCAATTCAATAAAGAGTAGGGAAAAAGATAGGAACATGGCTTTCACTACATTAGGTCTAATGGCAGCAGCTATAGAAGGGGATATAAAGATTTATATTCCAAAAATAATGGATGTGATCAAACAAGCTCTACCTGTAAGGGATACTCAAACTAAAAAAAGAATGTGGATTGACCCATCCATTTTCGCATGCATTACTTTACTAAGTAGTGCAGTCAAAGATCTAGTGGTCACTGATATTAAAGAATTACTTGATGCAATGTTTGTAACTGGTTTAAGTCCATCTTTGACCATATGTTTGAAGGAATTATGTCAAAATTTACCTACACTTAAGTGTGAAATTTCCGAGGGTCTCCTAAATATGCTTTCGCAAGTGTTACGGAATAAACCTTTCTTGCACCCCGGTGTGCCGCGAAGCTTAGAACAACAGAGCACTATGAGTGTCCCCATAGAGCAACAGGATACTGCCAGTATAGTTCTGGCATTGAGAACGCTTGGGACATTCCATTTTGTGGGGCAACACAGCTTATTAACCTTCGTCCGACGATGCGCCGATCATTTCTTACAGAGCGATCAACAAGAAATCAGAGTAGAAGCAGTAAAAACCGCAGcaaaattactagccgatgccacAGTTAGAACTATGAAAACACCATCTAGAACTCTTACCATGCTAACTGCTGAAGTTGTGGGCAAAATGCTGGTTGTATCCGTCACAGATCCAGATTACGAAGTACGATACTGGGTTTTAGAATCCCTGACGAAAATCTTCGACACCCATTTGGCACAGATTGAAAATTTAAGTTTCCTTTTCATTGCAATGAATGATGAACACTTAGAGATTCGGGAACTAGCCATTTGTACTATTGGTCGTTTGAGTTCAGTCAATCCCGCATATGTGATGCCTGGGCTTCGTAAGACTTTAATACAGTTCCTAACTGAACTTGAACATTCTGGAATGGGCAGAAATAAAGAACAGGCAGCTAGGATGTTAGATAATCTCATTTTACACGCTCCAAAACTTGTTAAACCCTACATGGAAACTATCCTCAATGTCCTTGTTCCTAAATTAAAGGAACCTGATTTAAATCCTGGGGTAGTAATCAGCGTTTTGAAAGCTGTAGGAGACTTGGCTGATGTCCATGGAGACAATActggtttaaaaaaatgtctgcCAGAATTATTATCAATTCTCCTGGATTTACTATCCGATGCTTCTGCTACAGAGAAAAGAAGTGTTGCTTTATGGGCGTTCGGTCAGCTAATTAGTGCGACGGGCTACGTCGTTACACCATACACTGAATACCCGAACTTAATGGATGTTTTACTAAACTTCTTGAAAACGGAGCAGCAACCCAAAGACAGGCGAGAAACGATTCGTGTTTTAGGACTTTTGGGCGCCTTAGATCCTTACAAACATAAGGTGACTAGAGGATTAATCGATGGCCAGCCTGATTCGAGCTTAGTGCCAGTCGCTGATAGCAAGGCAGAGGAAAACAACTTCGATATGACCACAAGTGAAATGCTTGTGAACATGTCTTCACCTGTGCTCGATGAGTATTATCCGGCGATTGTGATCTCGACTCTAATGCGCATTCTACGCGACCCGACATTGCAGCAGCATCATAAAAATGTCGTAGAAGCCGTAACGGCTATATTCCAGTCCCTTGGCATTAAATGCGTGCCCTACATATCACGCGTAACTCCGAGTCTACTCTACGTGGCCCGAGCGACCGAAAATAATAACAACTTCAGAGAATTTCTCTTTACACAACTAGCCAAACTTATTGCAATCGTGAAGCACCACATCCGGAACTATTTGGATAAAATTTTCGAACTGATCAAGGAGTTTTGGACTCCAAACAGTCCATTGCAACCGACGTTAATATTACTGGTCGAACATATTGCCTGGGCTCTCGGATCTGAATTTAAAGTATACTTGCCTCAATTAATGCCGCAAATATTACGCGTCCTCGCTCACGATACGAGTAAAGACAGATTTGTTACTGAGAAGCTACTTTATGCTTTACAAAAGTTTGAGGATAACCTTGATGACTACATGCATTTGGTGATTCCATCGATAGTCAAGTTGTTTGATGCATCGGACTGCCCTATACCGGTAGCAAAAGTTGCAATGGAAACAGTTGATTGTCTTTCAGACTCTTTGAATTACAGCGAACTTGTATCCAGAATAATTCATCCTCTCGTAAGAAGTTTGGACACATGTGCCCCTCTTCGTACGACAGCTATGGACACATTATGCGCTCTGATCATTCAACTGGGTCGGAAATATAATGACTTTATACCCCTAGTTCagaaagtcataataaaacaCAGGATTCAGCATCACAATTACGAATTGATGCTTTCAAAGTTGCAGTCCAATACAACATTATCTGTGGACGATTTCTTGCAGAGCACAAGACGAAGACCTAGGAATAACAACCAAGAG ACACGCATAGTAGCGTGCGACCCGTCCCATTCGAGTCGCAAGCTTTACGTGAACGCGCACAGCCTAAAAGTTGCGTGGACAGTGAGCAGTCGGGTGTCCAAGGACGATTGGCTTGAATGGCTGCGACCTTTCAGCATTGGGCTGATTACTGAATCTCCCAGCCCTGCTTTGAG AGCGTGTCGAACTCTCGCACACAATTATTCCCAGTTGCTACGCGATCTATTCAATGCAGCTTTCGTCTCTTGCTGGACGGAGCTCGATAGCACTTCACGTACAGAACTCTCCAATGCTTTAGAGCAGGCCTTGACAGCTCCCGATGCCCCCGAACTCGCTCACACGGTACTGAACCTCGCGGAGTTCATGGAGCATTGTGAAGGAGGGGCCTTACCAATCTCTACACAGCTTCTTGGTGAAAGAGCCATGCACTGCAGGGCATATGCTAAAGCACTTCATTATAAG GAGGAAGAATTCCGTAATGGGGCGACCTCTCAAGTAGTAGAGGCTTTAATACACATCAATAACAAGTTGCAGCAAAAAGAGGCTGCCGAAGGATTACTTGAGCGGGTGATGGCTCAACGGGAAGCCGGCGATACTAACCTCAAAGTTCAAATAAGGTGGTACGAAAAATTGCACAATTGGGAAAAGGCATTAAATCTTTATGGCGCAAAATTAGTTGGGGACGATGATAATATGGAGGCCTATCTGGGTGAAATGCGCTGTTACGAAGCTTTAGGAGAGTGGACGGAGTTGTATAATACGGTGTCCAAGCGTTGGACGAGAATGTGCGATGAGGAAAAATTCAAAGCCGCCAGACTGGCCGCCGCTGCCGCTTGGGGGTTGAACGAATGGGATTCTATGGTTAAATATGTGAACTTCTTACCGGACAATACGCAAGACGGTGCTTTCTATAGAGCCGTTCTAAATATTCACAACGAAGATTACAGTTTATCGAAATTATATATCGATCAAGCTAGAACGCTACTGGACTCGGAATTGACGGCAATGGCCGGCGAAAGCTATCAAAGGGCTTATGGAGCTTTAGTGAATGCTCAATTGCTCGCTGAATTAGAGGAAGTGATTACGTACAAGTTGGTTCCAGAAAGGAGGGAATCGATAAAACAAGCTTGGTGGACAAGACTTCAAGGTGGCCAGAGATTGGTAGAGGATTGGCGCAAAATTTTGCAAGTTCGAGGTTTAGTTTTGACGCCTCAAGAAGATATGGCGACGTGGCTAAAGTTTGCCTCACTATGCAGGAAGAGTGGGGCACCGCGACAAGCGCATAAGACGCTAGTCATGCTTCTCGGAATGGATCCTAATGCGAATCGGGACAAACCCCTTCCGACTCAAAGACCCAGGCTCACCCTCGCATACGCCAAACATCTATGGGTCGCTGGAGACAAACAACTAGCATACGACCAGCTTCAACGTTACGTCGATACAGTAGAGACGGGAGATGCAGAACATTGCAGGCTTGTCGCTCGCTGTCATTTAAAGCTGGGATCTTGGTGTGAATCTTTACTAGGCATTAATCAACAGTCCATTCCAGAAATATTACGAAACTACTCAGCTGCCACTAACTTAGCATCCGATTGGTACAAAGCCTGGCATGCGTGGGCTTATATGAACTTTGAAACGGTTCTCTTTTACAAGCATCAGGAAGTCGATACGTCTAATCCTGAAGAGGCCAAACCCGTTACCGAGTACATTCAAACGCACACTGTGCCTGCAGTTGAAGGATTTTTCAAATCGATAAACTTATCCCAGGGCAGTTCTTTGCAAGATACCTTGAGATTGCTCACACTGTGGTTCGATTACGGACACCATCCCGCCGTTCATGAAGCTTTAGTTGAAGGGATAAGGACTATAGAAATTAATGTGTGGCTTCAAGTCATACCTCAGCTTATCGCTAGAATTGACACCCCGAGAGCTTTAGTTGGAAAGCTTATTCACTCCCTGCTCATTGATATAGGCAAATCGCATCCTCAAGCTTTAGTCTATCCCTTGACAGTGGCGTCAAAATCATCCTTTGTTGATCGTAAGAATGCCGCGAATCAAATTCTGAAGTCGATGTGTACCCATTCGATTAATTTAGTCAACCAAGCGGCCATGATATCTGAGGAGCTCATCCGAGTCGCTATATTATGGCACGAGCAATGGCATGAGGCTTTGGAAGAAGCTTCTAGATTGTATTTCAGTGAGCACGATGTTAAGGCTATGTTTAAAACTTTGGAGCCATTGCACGCGATGTTAGAAAGGGGCCCGAAGACATCAAAGGAAGCATCGTTCAGTCAAGCGTATGGGAGAGATCTGAACGAAGCGCAAGAATGGTGTAACCGATTTAAG GAGTCAGGATTGGTCCGCGACCTAAACCAAGCGTGGGACTTGTATTACCACGTGTTCCGGCGCATAAGTCGCCAACTTTCACAACTGGCATCTTTAGAACTGCAGTTCGTGAGCCCTCGACTGCTCAACTGCCGAGACTTGGAGTTAGCAGTCCCCGGCTCGTACGTGCCGGATCAGGACCTCATCCGAATCGCGCATATACAGAGCAGCTTACAG GTGATATCATCGAAGCAACGCCCGCGTCGCCTTTGCATCAGAGGTTCCAACGGCAAAGATTACATGTTCCTTCTCAAGGGCCACGAGGACTTGCGTCAGGATGAGCGAGTGATGCAACTCTTCGGCCTAGTCAACACCCTGCTTCAAGCCGATCCGGACACTTTCAGACGAGATTTGGCCATACAAAGATACGCAGTAATACCTCTGTCAACTAACTCGGGTCTGATTGGCTGGGTGCCTCACTGTGACACATTGCACTCGTTGATAAAGGATTATAGAGAGAAGAGGAAGATTCTGCTCAATATTGAGCATAGGATTATGCAACGGATGGCATCTGATTTGGAGAAGCTTATGTTGATGCAAAAG GTGGAAGTGTTCGAGCATGCTCTGGAGCATACAGCTGGGGATGACCTTGCCAAACTACTGTGGCTTAAAAGCCCTTCTTCAGAGGTCTGGTTCGAGCGGCGCACAAACTACACCCGTTCTCTCGCAGTCATGAGCATGGTGGGCTACATCCTGGGGCTGGGCGACCGGCACCCCTCGAATATCATGCTCGATAGAGTCACGGGCAAGTTCCTGCATATAGACTTCGGAGATTGCTTCGAAGTAGCCGTTACTAGGGACAAGTTTCCCGAGAAGATACCGTTCCGGTTGACGCGTATGCTGATTAATGCTATGGAG GTAACCGGCATCGAAGGTATATACCGTCGCACTTGCGAATCCGTAATGGAGGTCCTCCACCGCCATAAAGACAGCGTCATGGCCGTACTCGAAGCTTTCGTATACGACCCATTATTGAACTGGAGGCTCATAGACGCGGCCCGACGCTCTAGAAATGACGCCGACGCTTCTTCATCAGATGCCGCGTCTCCGCAACCCAGCCGAAGTCGAGCTCTACCATTGAACGACGTCGACCAACCCGCCGAGACAAATCTAAACAAACGGGCTTTAGCTATCGTGAATCGAGTCAGGGATAAGTTAACTGGACGGGATTTCACGCATATAGACGACGCGAGCGTTTCCGTACAGAAGCAAGTTGATTTGTTGATACAGCAAGCGACTAGTAATGAAAATCTTTGCCAGTGCTATGTCGGGTGGTGTCCGTTTTGGTAG